Proteins from one Mesotoga infera genomic window:
- a CDS encoding S9 family peptidase, with protein sequence MSLKRYSIEELIKASTIASFAVSKDSSKLMYSSDDRGHYDVYQVHLVNGEKSRLTEYDENALVKHVFDDGSFLFMMDRGGNELHHLYLNRGGEVVDLTPVEGTKSGFHQFSGGHVYYFSNRLDKTRFDLYRLDRTSLESELIFENKEAMDLGPVSDDGRYVGLSRQNTANDSEMFIYDRSTGDTRYVSRHTGDAKFLPVFFSKDSTELYYLTDEIGEFMALRAMKLDSLHSREVLTLDWDIFDVERSQDGRYAALVVNRDSFFELQILDLASDEVTNVRFSPGGMIYQQVFDRNSKRVFVLADSAVTPTDIHVLSIGDGEVKTLTNSANAEVESDDLVTPTILRFSSYDGTIVPGVFYVPADASPEKKVPALIWVHGGPGGQSYPRYNPELQFLVNHGYAVYAVNNRGSSGYGKSFFKAADHKHGEADLDDCVAAARHLATMEEIDGDRIGIIGGSYGGYMVLAALAFRPKVFKVGVDIFGVSNWVRTLKEIPPWWRAIRDLLYRKIGDPFSEEEYLRSISPLFHASKIERPLLVLQGVNDPRVLKVESDEIVQKARENGVPTGYIVFDDEGHGFTRKVNRITAAKAMLEFLDRYLV encoded by the coding sequence ATGTCATTGAAGAGATACTCGATTGAAGAACTGATCAAGGCTTCGACGATAGCTTCCTTCGCCGTTTCCAAGGACTCGAGCAAATTGATGTACTCCTCGGACGATCGCGGTCATTACGATGTCTATCAGGTCCATCTTGTGAATGGTGAAAAGTCAAGATTGACCGAATACGATGAGAACGCCCTCGTCAAACACGTTTTCGATGACGGCAGTTTTTTGTTCATGATGGACAGGGGCGGCAACGAACTGCATCACCTTTATCTTAATCGTGGCGGAGAGGTCGTAGATCTCACACCTGTCGAAGGTACGAAATCGGGTTTCCACCAGTTCAGTGGCGGACACGTGTATTACTTCTCGAACAGGCTGGATAAAACGCGTTTCGATCTGTACAGACTCGATCGGACCAGCCTCGAAAGTGAACTGATCTTCGAAAATAAAGAGGCCATGGATCTAGGACCGGTTTCCGACGACGGAAGATACGTCGGACTTTCCAGACAGAACACGGCAAACGATTCGGAGATGTTCATTTATGATAGATCGACAGGTGATACCAGATATGTATCACGGCACACCGGCGATGCAAAATTCCTTCCGGTCTTCTTCTCAAAGGACTCCACCGAGCTCTACTACCTCACCGATGAAATAGGCGAGTTCATGGCTCTCAGGGCGATGAAACTCGATTCGCTTCATAGTAGGGAAGTCCTGACTCTGGATTGGGATATCTTCGATGTCGAAAGATCGCAAGATGGCCGGTACGCAGCCCTGGTGGTGAACAGAGATTCCTTTTTCGAACTGCAGATACTCGATCTGGCAAGCGATGAGGTGACGAACGTAAGGTTTTCGCCGGGCGGCATGATCTACCAGCAAGTCTTCGACAGGAACTCGAAAAGAGTCTTCGTGCTCGCGGACTCTGCCGTCACACCGACGGATATTCACGTTCTTTCGATCGGCGACGGGGAAGTTAAAACGCTTACGAACTCGGCCAATGCGGAAGTTGAGAGTGACGATTTAGTGACTCCGACGATTCTGCGCTTCTCCTCATATGACGGAACGATCGTGCCCGGTGTGTTTTATGTGCCGGCCGACGCATCGCCAGAAAAAAAGGTGCCGGCGCTCATCTGGGTTCACGGCGGACCGGGAGGTCAGTCCTACCCGCGCTACAATCCCGAGCTCCAGTTTCTCGTAAATCATGGTTACGCCGTTTATGCCGTGAACAACAGGGGAAGCTCCGGTTACGGGAAGAGCTTCTTCAAGGCAGCCGATCATAAACACGGAGAGGCCGATCTCGACGATTGTGTTGCCGCTGCGCGACATCTGGCCACGATGGAGGAGATCGACGGCGATAGAATAGGCATAATCGGCGGTAGCTATGGAGGGTATATGGTTCTGGCTGCGCTGGCCTTCAGACCCAAGGTCTTCAAAGTCGGTGTCGATATCTTCGGAGTTTCCAACTGGGTGAGGACCCTCAAGGAGATTCCCCCATGGTGGCGGGCAATAAGGGATCTACTGTACAGGAAGATCGGCGATCCATTCAGCGAGGAGGAGTATTTGAGAAGCATATCGCCCCTCTTCCATGCCTCGAAGATAGAAAGACCCCTGCTGGTTTTGCAGGGCGTGAACGATCCGCGCGTTTTGAAGGTGGAGTCCGACGAAATAGTTCAAAAGGCCCGCGAAAACGGTGTCCCGACCGGGTACATCGTCTTCGACGATGAGGGGCACGGCTTCACCCGCAAGGTCAACCGTATTACAGCGGCCAAAGCGATGCTGGAGTTCCTGGACAGGTATCTGGTCTGA